From a single Photobacterium gaetbulicola Gung47 genomic region:
- a CDS encoding putative glycosyl transferase family 2 (COG0463,COG1887) encodes MKLSVVIPLYNKEKYIKRCVDSVIEQSYQDFEIIVIDDGSTDSSIDVLNGISDSRLNIVKKENGGVSSARNKGIDLSNSEYVCFLDADDYWRKNVLCEFVRLIDCYEECSAFVVSSTFNLDNCDHNREINDYVIDDYYEQLSKDNVIINSSSICIKKEIFSKIGKFPNDIHYGEDGYLWAKIYNSFKIAKSSYVGAIYDKQAVGRCADIYNPKLEHPLVIAFDKGERFSSEPEYESYINSLRFSFAKKWLLHGEKYKYKKTIERVKFNTLFKSLFYRLIIYIPTPVLKILYLKLRA; translated from the coding sequence ATGAAGTTAAGTGTTGTTATACCTCTTTATAACAAAGAAAAGTATATAAAAAGGTGTGTGGATTCAGTAATAGAACAAAGCTATCAAGATTTTGAAATAATAGTGATTGATGATGGTTCAACTGATTCAAGTATCGATGTTCTTAACGGAATTTCAGATTCAAGATTAAATATTGTAAAAAAAGAAAATGGTGGCGTTTCAAGCGCAAGAAACAAAGGTATTGATTTATCTAACTCTGAATATGTTTGCTTTTTAGATGCAGATGATTACTGGCGTAAAAATGTTCTATGTGAGTTTGTTAGGTTAATTGATTGCTATGAAGAGTGTAGTGCATTTGTTGTCAGTTCAACTTTTAACCTAGATAACTGTGACCATAATCGTGAAATTAATGATTATGTGATCGATGATTATTATGAGCAACTATCGAAAGATAATGTAATTATTAACTCTTCTTCAATTTGTATAAAGAAAGAGATTTTCTCTAAAATTGGGAAATTTCCGAACGATATACACTATGGAGAAGATGGTTATCTTTGGGCTAAAATTTACAATAGCTTTAAGATTGCTAAATCAAGTTATGTTGGAGCAATATATGATAAACAGGCGGTTGGTCGGTGTGCTGATATTTACAACCCGAAACTTGAACACCCCTTAGTTATTGCTTTTGATAAAGGTGAGAGGTTTTCATCAGAACCAGAATATGAATCGTATATTAATAGCTTACGCTTTTCATTTGCAAAGAAATGGCTTCTTCATGGTGAAAAGTATAAGTATAAAAAAACGATTGAAAGAGTAAAGTTCAATACTTTATTCAAGTCACTGTTTTATAGACTAATTATATATATCCCTACGCCAGTTTTAAAAATTTTGTATTTGAAGTTAAGAGCTTAA
- a CDS encoding UDP-N-acetyl-D-mannosamine dehydrogenase (COG0677), producing the protein MSFETVSVVGLGYIGLPTAAMFASRKKKVIGVDVSQHAVDTINQGKIHIVEPDLDMIVSAAVSEGYLKAVTTPEPADAFLIAVPTPFLPCAEGEVPAPDLSYIEAASKAIAPVLKKGDLVILESTSPVGATEQMAVWLAESRKDLTFPQTHGEEADINIAHCPERVLPGHVVRELVENDRVIGGMSVRCSERSVELYKTFVKGECVVTNSRTAEMAKLTENSSRDVQIAFANELSIICDKLDINVWELIALANRHPRVNILQPGPGVGGHCIAVDPWFIVSKTPEEAKIIHTARKVNDGKPEWVISKVKMAIADFLLENPSKTSRDITIACYGLAFKADIDDLRESPAMYITNMISKIHKGRVVAVEPNIESLNANDFELVDYNTAELEADIKVLLVDHKEFKNKDLRNGYIIDTKGTWV; encoded by the coding sequence ATGTCTTTCGAAACAGTTTCCGTTGTTGGATTAGGTTATATTGGTCTGCCAACAGCAGCGATGTTTGCTTCACGTAAGAAAAAAGTGATTGGTGTTGATGTTAGCCAACATGCAGTTGACACTATTAATCAAGGTAAAATTCACATCGTTGAACCGGACCTTGATATGATCGTGAGTGCTGCAGTGAGCGAAGGCTATTTAAAAGCAGTAACAACTCCGGAACCAGCGGATGCGTTTTTAATTGCAGTGCCAACGCCTTTCTTACCTTGCGCAGAAGGTGAAGTACCAGCGCCAGACCTTTCATACATTGAAGCAGCGAGTAAGGCAATTGCTCCAGTATTAAAGAAGGGTGACCTGGTTATTCTTGAGTCGACCTCACCTGTTGGCGCTACAGAGCAAATGGCGGTTTGGCTAGCAGAGTCACGCAAAGATCTGACTTTTCCACAAACACATGGTGAAGAAGCTGATATCAATATTGCCCATTGTCCTGAACGTGTTCTACCAGGACATGTTGTGCGTGAGTTAGTAGAAAATGATCGTGTCATTGGTGGTATGTCAGTACGGTGTTCTGAGCGTTCAGTTGAGTTATATAAGACTTTTGTTAAAGGTGAGTGTGTCGTAACAAATTCTCGAACAGCAGAGATGGCTAAATTGACAGAAAATAGCTCTCGTGATGTTCAAATAGCATTTGCAAATGAATTATCGATTATTTGTGATAAATTAGATATTAACGTATGGGAACTTATTGCATTAGCAAACCGCCATCCTCGTGTAAACATTCTTCAACCAGGGCCTGGGGTTGGTGGTCATTGTATTGCTGTTGACCCTTGGTTTATTGTTTCAAAAACGCCGGAAGAAGCGAAAATCATTCACACAGCCCGTAAAGTGAATGATGGAAAGCCAGAGTGGGTAATTAGTAAAGTAAAAATGGCAATTGCTGACTTTTTACTAGAAAATCCATCGAAGACTTCAAGAGACATAACAATAGCTTGTTATGGTTTGGCTTTTAAAGCTGATATTGATGATTTACGTGAGAGTCCTGCGATGTATATTACTAATATGATTAGCAAAATTCATAAAGGGCGTGTGGTTGCGGTTGAACCTAATATAGAGTCATTGAATGCAAATGACTTCGAGTTAGTCGATTATAATACTGCGGAATTAGAGGCGGATATAAAAGTTTTACTAGTTGATCATAAAGAGTTTAAAAATAAAGATTTGAGGAACGGGTACATTATTGATACAAAAGGAACTTGGGTATAA
- a CDS encoding putative tyrosine-protein kinase Wzc (COG0489,COG3206) — protein MSINPSLQSKNNPDEIELGKIFGILIDNRWSIIAITLIFCVAGILYAMLSTPIYKADALIQVETKSSGLPSLGEMGELFSTESSSTTEVEIIKSRMILGETVDKLNLTTVVSPKFMPIIGKGISRLKGDSSYIEVSYFEMENSKENLLIRIDENNINKFQLLSEDGTKILEGEVGKLAKSNDENFNILITKIDASEGDLFKISKRSKLDAIQYLQSNLLITERGKQTGILQLTFTGENKSEIENILNDISNNYFIQNVERNSEEAENSLQFLSNHLPDIKAQLTNAEDVLNQFRQDNESIDLGLEAKSTLDVMVKLESQLNELTFKESEISQRFTKEHPAYVSLLDKRKTLLHERERLNRQIQRLPKTQREILRMTRDVEVNQQIYLQLLSKVQELNIVKASTVGNVRILDSAQAHSAPVEPRKPLIVVLALIIGAITSIGVAFLRAAFNRGVENPDEIEAIGLPVYASIPMSDWQVELEKKQKGKKALNVNDTLLAISNPADLSIEALRSLRTSLHFAMMEAKNNVLMISGPSPGIGKSFVSANMAAVIAKSGQKVLVIDADMRKGRMEKQMAVEAKPGLSSYLSGQLSIEQLIKKPGVEGMDFIGRGDVPPNPSELLMHPRFKQLMDWASENYDLVIVDTPPILAVTDPAIVGAHAGTTLIVGRFGQNAVKEIDIAKQRFEQNGIEVKGFILNAVVRKASSYYGGNYGYYNYSYSESK, from the coding sequence ATGAGTATTAACCCAAGTTTACAAAGTAAAAACAACCCCGATGAGATAGAGTTGGGGAAGATATTTGGAATATTAATAGATAATCGTTGGAGTATCATTGCAATCACTCTAATTTTTTGTGTTGCTGGTATTCTTTATGCAATGTTAAGTACTCCAATATATAAAGCGGATGCATTGATTCAAGTTGAAACCAAAAGCTCAGGTTTGCCAAGCCTAGGTGAAATGGGTGAATTGTTTTCGACCGAGTCATCATCAACTACAGAAGTTGAGATAATAAAATCTCGAATGATTTTGGGGGAAACAGTTGATAAACTTAATTTAACGACTGTTGTATCGCCAAAATTTATGCCAATAATCGGTAAGGGGATATCAAGGTTAAAAGGTGATTCTAGTTATATTGAAGTTTCTTATTTTGAAATGGAAAATAGTAAAGAGAATCTTTTAATAAGAATCGATGAAAATAACATCAATAAATTTCAACTATTATCTGAAGATGGAACAAAAATTCTTGAAGGAGAAGTAGGTAAATTAGCAAAAAGTAACGACGAAAATTTTAATATTTTAATTACTAAAATTGATGCTAGTGAAGGTGATTTATTTAAAATTAGTAAGCGTTCCAAACTCGATGCTATTCAATACTTACAAAGTAACTTGTTAATAACTGAGCGAGGGAAGCAGACAGGCATCCTGCAGCTAACTTTTACAGGTGAAAATAAGTCTGAAATTGAAAATATTCTGAATGATATAAGTAATAATTATTTCATACAAAATGTTGAAAGAAATTCAGAAGAGGCTGAAAACAGCCTTCAATTTTTAAGCAATCATCTTCCAGATATAAAAGCGCAGCTAACGAATGCCGAGGATGTGTTAAATCAATTCCGTCAAGATAACGAGTCAATTGACTTGGGTTTAGAAGCCAAGTCAACTTTAGACGTTATGGTTAAGCTGGAATCTCAATTAAATGAATTAACATTTAAAGAAAGTGAAATATCTCAAAGGTTTACTAAAGAGCATCCAGCGTATGTATCGCTTTTAGATAAAAGAAAAACGTTATTACATGAGAGAGAGCGACTAAATAGGCAGATTCAAAGACTACCAAAAACCCAGCGTGAAATTCTACGAATGACACGAGACGTTGAGGTTAATCAACAGATATATCTTCAATTACTTAGCAAAGTACAAGAGCTCAATATTGTAAAAGCAAGTACTGTTGGTAATGTACGAATTTTAGACTCAGCACAGGCTCATTCAGCACCAGTTGAACCAAGAAAGCCTTTAATTGTTGTATTGGCACTAATTATAGGCGCCATAACTTCTATTGGGGTTGCGTTTTTAAGAGCAGCTTTCAATCGCGGTGTAGAAAACCCTGATGAAATTGAAGCTATAGGTTTACCTGTTTATGCCAGCATACCGATGTCAGATTGGCAGGTTGAACTAGAGAAAAAGCAAAAAGGTAAAAAAGCTCTAAATGTAAATGATACTTTATTGGCTATTTCTAATCCTGCCGATTTATCTATTGAAGCATTGCGAAGTCTGCGTACAAGTTTGCATTTTGCTATGATGGAAGCAAAAAACAATGTTTTAATGATATCAGGCCCAAGCCCTGGTATTGGTAAGTCATTTGTATCCGCAAACATGGCTGCTGTTATAGCAAAATCAGGTCAAAAAGTTCTGGTTATAGATGCAGATATGCGCAAAGGTCGAATGGAAAAACAAATGGCAGTTGAGGCGAAACCAGGATTATCAAGCTATTTAAGTGGGCAGTTATCCATAGAGCAGTTAATAAAAAAACCTGGTGTTGAAGGTATGGATTTTATAGGGCGGGGTGATGTGCCACCAAACCCTTCAGAGTTGCTTATGCATCCTCGTTTTAAACAGTTGATGGATTGGGCGTCTGAAAACTATGATTTAGTGATCGTTGATACACCACCAATTTTGGCTGTCACTGACCCTGCAATTGTTGGAGCGCATGCCGGAACAACATTGATCGTTGGTAGGTTTGGTCAAAATGCCGTAAAAGAAATAGATATTGCTAAACAGCGCTTTGAGCAGAATGGAATCGAAGTTAAAGGGTTTATATTAAACGCCGTTGTACGAAAAGCAAGTAGCTATTATGGAGGTAATTATGGTTATTATAATTACAGCTATAGCGAATCGAAATGA
- a CDS encoding putative galactosyl-transferase (COG2148), producing MQSSLYRVLDFSLALCGLIFLSPVFVVVYLLGKRDTGQPIFRQERVGRHQKPFTLVKFRTMPVETASVATHLVDASSVTKLGAFLRKTKLDELPQLINVVKGEMSLVGPRPCLFNQTELIEARQQRGVLNVLPGITGLAQINGVDMSTPAKLAEMDKEMIQTFNLKAYFAYILQTAIGRGAGDRIKSGNS from the coding sequence ATGCAATCGAGTCTATACCGGGTATTGGATTTTTCTCTCGCTTTATGCGGGCTGATCTTCCTATCTCCGGTGTTTGTTGTGGTGTACCTGCTTGGCAAGCGCGATACCGGGCAGCCGATTTTCCGCCAAGAGCGGGTAGGTAGGCACCAGAAGCCTTTTACCTTGGTGAAGTTCCGTACCATGCCGGTTGAAACCGCATCGGTGGCGACGCATTTGGTTGATGCCAGTTCGGTGACCAAGCTGGGTGCTTTCTTGCGCAAAACCAAGCTCGATGAGCTGCCTCAGCTGATCAATGTGGTGAAAGGCGAGATGAGCCTAGTCGGCCCGCGTCCGTGCCTGTTCAACCAAACTGAATTGATTGAAGCGCGTCAGCAGCGTGGGGTGCTAAACGTCCTGCCGGGGATCACCGGCTTGGCCCAGATCAACGGGGTCGATATGTCGACACCGGCCAAACTGGCCGAGATGGACAAAGAGATGATCCAGACATTCAACCTCAAGGCATATTTTGCCTATATCCTGCAAACGGCTATCGGCCGTGGTGCGGGTGACAGGATCAAAAGCGGTAACTCCTAA
- a CDS encoding putative polysaccharide synthesis-like protein — translation MVNQLQYLQKAILKVGSNGGSKATTKSDAVTLLFSAALMCSPIAFANTSASDSTSVNVESAFTVQVFNSRSQTEHLQLNYTQAVRLEQVLADTVANLSLLTVSNAATNQPIYWTGASLFQGFPHPEKAHVVTQLEKTAQLVDVDEKGSFQQLAEQIDQYNIGARVFTPLDYDFVRIDKSSNPMVSAQQYSEPLTLVVPSRPDSVWVLGAIENNGKQPWQPRTSASKYLKQAGSTAYGDNSVTTVIQPDGTVEQHPIAYWNKSHMDIAPGAIVYLSFDNLPTGYRHLNDEIINLLRNKAL, via the coding sequence ATGGTTAATCAATTACAATACTTACAAAAAGCTATCTTGAAAGTTGGTTCAAATGGTGGCTCAAAAGCAACCACAAAATCTGACGCGGTAACATTGCTCTTTTCTGCAGCTCTAATGTGCTCGCCAATAGCCTTTGCAAATACTTCTGCAAGCGACAGCACATCAGTAAATGTTGAATCCGCTTTTACTGTTCAGGTATTTAACAGCCGTAGCCAAACAGAGCATCTACAGCTTAACTACACCCAAGCCGTCCGTCTTGAGCAAGTCCTCGCTGACACTGTTGCCAATTTGAGTCTATTAACTGTATCAAACGCAGCAACCAATCAGCCGATTTACTGGACCGGAGCCAGCCTATTCCAGGGCTTTCCTCACCCGGAAAAAGCCCATGTGGTTACCCAGCTAGAAAAAACAGCGCAGTTAGTCGATGTGGATGAAAAAGGGAGTTTTCAGCAACTAGCTGAGCAAATAGACCAGTACAACATTGGCGCACGAGTATTCACACCGCTTGATTACGACTTTGTGCGAATTGATAAGTCTTCCAACCCAATGGTTTCAGCACAACAGTATTCAGAGCCACTGACGCTTGTGGTGCCATCTCGGCCTGATTCTGTCTGGGTGCTCGGCGCAATTGAAAACAATGGTAAACAGCCATGGCAGCCACGCACCAGTGCAAGTAAATACCTCAAGCAAGCGGGCTCTACTGCTTATGGTGACAACAGTGTTACGACCGTGATACAGCCTGACGGTACTGTCGAACAGCACCCCATTGCCTACTGGAATAAAAGCCACATGGATATTGCACCGGGTGCCATTGTCTATTTGAGTTTTGATAACCTACCGACTGGCTACCGACATCTCAACGATGAGATCATCAATTTGCTAAGGAATAAGGCGCTGTAA
- a CDS encoding hypothetical protein (COG0778) → MKKFAKYLLEKSLLELNFISDYISFKKYYSKSSVKNKDKKQLEAWILQDKHRIEKALSLPEPKTGFGQDVVPRLCENLKLWSSNYTKEDVYYFGIGALSAYVEFHRVKAIALSEKIQFSLREIDEQDFQNEKISAAGVLPYPQINTDFSDFFDDFSKTRHSCRNFSNQLITHDDILEVINQSIRAPSVCNRQHWKVHIFSGDKKEKVLSFQNGNRGFNENIPYVALITSDLKAFYSANERNQAFTDGGIFAMNFIYSLHSKGISSCALNWCNSFVVEHKFKKESFIPLNEKVIVAIAFGYPKDDALYAKSPRKDHKEFLTVHD, encoded by the coding sequence ATGAAAAAATTTGCAAAATATTTACTTGAAAAGTCATTATTAGAGTTAAATTTTATCTCAGACTATATTAGTTTTAAAAAGTATTACTCTAAGTCATCAGTTAAAAATAAGGATAAAAAGCAACTAGAAGCTTGGATTCTTCAAGATAAGCATCGAATTGAAAAAGCTTTAAGTTTACCTGAACCAAAAACTGGCTTTGGCCAAGATGTAGTTCCAAGACTTTGCGAAAATCTCAAGTTGTGGAGTTCAAACTACACTAAGGAAGATGTTTATTATTTTGGAATAGGTGCTCTATCGGCTTATGTTGAATTTCATAGGGTAAAAGCAATTGCTCTGAGTGAAAAAATCCAGTTTTCATTAAGAGAAATTGATGAGCAAGACTTTCAAAATGAAAAAATTTCAGCAGCTGGTGTGCTTCCTTATCCTCAAATAAATACAGATTTTTCTGATTTCTTTGATGACTTTTCAAAAACAAGACATTCATGCAGAAATTTTTCTAATCAATTAATTACTCATGATGATATTTTAGAAGTTATTAACCAATCTATTAGAGCACCTTCAGTTTGTAACAGACAGCACTGGAAAGTACATATCTTTTCGGGTGACAAAAAAGAAAAAGTTTTGTCCTTTCAAAATGGAAATAGAGGGTTTAACGAGAATATTCCTTATGTTGCATTGATTACAAGTGATTTGAAAGCTTTTTACTCAGCTAACGAAAGAAATCAAGCTTTCACTGACGGTGGAATTTTTGCTATGAATTTCATTTATTCTCTTCATTCTAAAGGAATAAGCTCCTGTGCTTTAAACTGGTGTAATTCTTTTGTTGTAGAACATAAATTTAAAAAAGAATCATTTATTCCTTTAAATGAAAAAGTTATTGTTGCTATAGCTTTCGGGTACCCTAAAGATGATGCGTTATATGCTAAATCACCTAGGAAAGATCATAAAGAATTTTTAACGGTACATGATTAA
- a CDS encoding UDP-N-acetylglucosamine 2-epimerase (COG0381) produces MMGFMKVRKRVLTVFGTRPEAIKMAPLVHALAGDDRFEAKVCVTAQHREMLDQVLDLFEIKPDFDLNLMKSGQTLNDVTSRILLELKPVLQEFKPDVVLVHGDTATTFASSLASYYEQIAVGHVEAGLRTGNIYSPWPEEANRKLTGALTKYHFAPTDTSKQNLIKENYNPSNISVTGNTVIDALFMVKDKIETDEDLNSTLAAQFPFLDENKKLILVTGHRRESFGGGFERICQALAETAIAHPESQIIYPVHLNPNVREPVNRILSGVGNIHLIEPQQYLPFIYLMSRAHIILTDSGGIQEEAPSLGKPVLVMRDTTERPEAVAAGTVKLVGTDIEKITHQLNVLLSDTEAYQAMSYAHNPYGDGKACQRILEELAK; encoded by the coding sequence ATGATGGGATTTATGAAAGTAAGAAAACGTGTTCTCACTGTTTTTGGCACTAGACCTGAAGCAATTAAAATGGCTCCGCTAGTTCATGCACTGGCTGGAGATGACCGTTTTGAAGCAAAAGTGTGTGTTACAGCTCAGCACCGTGAGATGCTTGACCAAGTACTTGATCTATTTGAAATTAAGCCGGACTTTGATCTGAATTTGATGAAATCTGGGCAAACACTAAATGATGTGACATCACGAATTTTGCTTGAACTAAAGCCTGTTTTGCAAGAATTCAAACCAGATGTTGTTTTAGTTCATGGTGATACAGCTACTACATTTGCATCAAGCTTAGCTTCATATTATGAGCAAATCGCAGTTGGTCATGTAGAAGCAGGACTTCGTACAGGTAATATCTATTCTCCTTGGCCAGAAGAAGCAAACCGTAAGCTAACGGGGGCTTTAACAAAGTATCACTTCGCTCCGACAGATACGTCAAAGCAGAACCTAATTAAAGAAAACTACAATCCATCAAATATCTCAGTGACTGGAAATACGGTTATTGATGCTCTATTTATGGTAAAAGATAAGATTGAGACTGACGAAGATTTAAATTCAACATTAGCCGCTCAATTTCCTTTCTTAGATGAGAATAAAAAACTGATTTTAGTGACAGGGCACCGCCGTGAAAGTTTTGGTGGTGGTTTTGAGCGTATTTGCCAGGCTCTTGCTGAAACAGCAATAGCGCACCCAGAAAGCCAAATTATATACCCAGTTCACTTAAATCCAAATGTTCGTGAACCAGTGAATCGCATCTTATCTGGTGTTGGTAATATTCATCTGATTGAGCCTCAGCAGTATTTACCGTTTATCTATCTTATGAGCCGTGCTCATATCATTTTGACTGACTCTGGCGGTATTCAAGAAGAAGCCCCTTCACTGGGTAAGCCTGTGCTAGTGATGCGAGATACGACTGAAAGACCAGAAGCTGTAGCTGCTGGAACTGTGAAGTTAGTCGGTACAGATATCGAGAAAATTACCCATCAACTAAATGTACTGCTTTCTGATACTGAAGCTTACCAAGCAATGAGTTATGCCCATAATCCATATGGCGATGGTAAAGCATGTCAGCGTATTCTTGAAGAATTAGCGAAATAA
- a CDS encoding lipoprotein produces MDFHRLRHFLPSFPLIALPLSLSLLTGCSQNFKDVNDTMGLAFFGEEDASQSATDIHQLPYASLYARVEDGPQAFMVLALAEQDLRFGSSPSANNNPDEIKTNSPVKLKWLSSDKGMLVTQAGRLVKTLNLPQGNLTSVESPFADPLALGLHHPETPTVWQFTLDWQPGYHYGYQALSQFAPQGKQVILVNEQPVDVLYFVETVSVDKLNLSYKNEYWLSPSNGQVIKTRQKPAPSLPYIELTILKPFA; encoded by the coding sequence ATGGACTTTCATCGCCTAAGGCATTTTTTGCCTTCGTTTCCACTCATTGCGCTCCCCCTTTCACTTTCTCTGCTTACAGGATGCAGTCAAAATTTTAAAGATGTTAATGACACCATGGGCCTGGCTTTTTTTGGTGAAGAGGACGCTTCACAGAGTGCCACAGATATTCATCAACTCCCCTATGCCAGCCTCTATGCCCGTGTCGAGGATGGACCACAAGCTTTTATGGTTTTAGCTCTTGCTGAACAGGATCTACGCTTTGGTTCAAGCCCAAGCGCTAACAATAATCCAGATGAAATTAAGACCAACAGCCCCGTAAAATTAAAATGGCTGTCTTCGGATAAAGGAATGCTCGTCACTCAAGCTGGCCGCTTGGTAAAAACGCTCAATCTGCCTCAAGGCAATTTGACCTCTGTAGAAAGTCCATTTGCCGATCCTTTAGCCTTGGGCTTACATCACCCAGAAACTCCGACTGTTTGGCAATTCACGTTAGATTGGCAACCTGGCTATCACTATGGTTATCAGGCTCTTTCACAGTTTGCCCCTCAGGGGAAACAAGTTATTTTAGTCAATGAACAACCTGTCGACGTCCTTTATTTCGTGGAAACCGTCTCGGTTGATAAACTCAACCTGTCATATAAAAACGAATACTGGCTATCTCCCAGTAATGGCCAAGTGATTAAAACTCGTCAAAAGCCAGCACCTAGCCTGCCTTACATTGAGCTCACCATTTTGAAGCCATTTGCATAG
- a CDS encoding putative capsular polysaccharide transport protein (COG1596) produces MPGSHLSVDDKTVVSTGDEQELSQQINVYPLTASKVNQFKSPRVYSQTNAALDAEIARYQYRIGPGDILNITIWDHPELTIPAGSYRSSTEAGNWVHADGSIFYPYIGSVKVGGKTVTEVRKEIAERLAAYIESPQVDVNVASFRSQKTYVTGEINKPGQQPITNVPLTLLDAINSAGGLAADADWRNVTLTRQGNEEILSLYALMQRGDLTQNRLLRPGDIVHVPRNDNQKVFVMGEVNDPKLLKIDRAGMSLTEALSNVGGINQLSADATGVFVIRSNNNSEQNSAKADIYQLDIQDASALVIGTEFELQPYDIVYVTAAPITRWNRVVSQLIPTISGFNELTEGVLRVRNWP; encoded by the coding sequence GTGCCTGGTTCACATTTGAGTGTAGATGACAAAACTGTTGTCTCAACAGGTGATGAGCAAGAACTGTCACAGCAAATTAATGTCTACCCTCTTACTGCAAGTAAAGTAAATCAGTTTAAATCGCCAAGAGTATATTCCCAGACCAATGCAGCGCTTGATGCGGAAATTGCACGTTACCAATATCGAATCGGTCCTGGTGATATTTTGAATATCACTATTTGGGACCATCCTGAGTTGACAATCCCTGCTGGCTCTTACCGCAGCTCAACAGAGGCCGGTAACTGGGTACATGCTGATGGGAGCATTTTTTATCCTTATATCGGCTCGGTTAAAGTAGGTGGTAAAACAGTCACTGAAGTACGTAAGGAAATAGCTGAGCGGCTTGCTGCATACATTGAAAGTCCACAAGTGGATGTTAATGTAGCTTCTTTCCGCTCTCAAAAAACTTATGTTACGGGTGAAATAAACAAACCTGGACAGCAACCTATAACCAATGTACCGCTGACACTTCTTGATGCAATTAACTCTGCTGGTGGTTTGGCTGCAGATGCTGATTGGAGGAATGTGACATTGACACGTCAGGGCAACGAAGAAATTTTATCGTTATATGCCTTGATGCAGAGAGGTGATTTGACTCAGAATCGCTTGTTGCGACCAGGTGACATAGTGCATGTACCTCGTAATGATAATCAAAAAGTATTTGTGATGGGAGAGGTAAACGATCCTAAGTTGTTGAAAATAGATCGGGCTGGCATGAGTTTAACTGAGGCACTAAGTAATGTTGGTGGTATTAATCAGTTATCTGCAGACGCTACTGGAGTGTTTGTCATTCGTAGTAATAATAATTCTGAGCAAAATTCAGCAAAAGCTGATATATACCAATTAGACATCCAGGATGCTTCTGCACTTGTTATTGGAACTGAATTCGAACTTCAGCCTTATGATATCGTTTATGTTACTGCTGCTCCAATTACTAGGTGGAATCGTGTTGTATCTCAGTTAATACCAACAATAAGTGGGTTTAATGAATTAACTGAAGGTGTACTGCGGGTTAGAAATTGGCCATAG
- a CDS encoding hypothetical protein (COG3101), translating into MQHHNDDIIAIFNRCFLDSYNTELILGGDEPIYLPADDANPHHRVIFARGYFASALHEIAHWCIAGPVRRRLEDYGYWYEPDGRTAEVQAEFEKVEVKPQALEWILATSCGFRFQVSCDNLSGDCEPDRVGFTNKVRAQVLQYLEQGIPDRAKQLSEALREYYQIPPLKPGQFPVLTYDND; encoded by the coding sequence ATGCAACACCATAACGACGATATTATTGCGATTTTCAATCGCTGCTTTTTAGACAGTTACAACACCGAACTGATCCTTGGCGGTGATGAGCCTATCTATCTGCCTGCCGATGACGCTAACCCTCACCACCGTGTGATATTCGCTCGCGGTTACTTTGCCTCGGCGCTGCATGAGATTGCCCATTGGTGCATTGCGGGCCCTGTGCGTCGCCGATTGGAGGATTACGGTTACTGGTATGAACCGGATGGTCGCACTGCAGAGGTACAGGCGGAATTCGAAAAGGTTGAGGTGAAACCCCAGGCACTGGAGTGGATCCTGGCTACCAGCTGCGGTTTTCGCTTTCAGGTTAGCTGTGATAACCTGAGCGGCGATTGTGAACCCGACCGGGTGGGGTTTACCAACAAGGTACGTGCGCAAGTGTTGCAGTATCTTGAGCAAGGGATTCCCGATAGGGCCAAGCAGCTGTCGGAGGCATTGCGAGAGTACTACCAAATCCCGCCGCTTAAGCCGGGGCAGTTCCCTGTCTTAACGTACGATAACGATTAG